The Triticum aestivum cultivar Chinese Spring chromosome 7B, IWGSC CS RefSeq v2.1, whole genome shotgun sequence genome window below encodes:
- the LOC123156559 gene encoding uncharacterized protein, with translation MAWTRYHASSTHPPSIPARRRPKSGADDAPFPPWVLLDDRAYLAGESNHTTAVSRTRHGDQIQATFFLADPPLVSYFAVSCAAELGCEPRVLYTEANLVLLVSVPGDPRNAIDPRKNDFYVYEVDDDAGAGGGPPKATLTLLPHPPPDLFPFPRDRCYYFHDCQVGLLRHRRNSDGGGGGGFYLRQHRPRAYDAYIVAALCTRLTFPETLGLYTYVSDTEVWSSKPASFPDGGKLPRAALRCDITIGGEAGTMAWVDLMRGIILCDVLPLDDDAKTLRYIPLPDPIRPDDTIDESGGMYRDVAVVGSRIKYAEVKMHVRPGSAGPKGSFTIDGWTAVVWSRPANSFKESTTWGKDHEVHAHQVSFVDGKNKTAPGFELLPAVVDHQGNPQPTLVGIHVGHPKLSLSVGDNTLYLMAKVNRWYDKAWVIAVDMKNKRLRGVAEFGGAPRCSAFLHAYRQSRISEHLNVSQGTKSHLKRPGMPLPHGSSHKKPEIPPHHVMHHCPSGQNPRATWPTFPAQTIDDEDYDDDERTRMADDMDLE, from the exons TACCACGCCTCCTCGACGCATCCTCCTTCAATCCCCGCTCGCCGTCGTCCCAAGTCCGGCGCCGACGATGCCCCCTTTCCTCCATGGGTCCTGCTCGACGACCGCGCATACCTCGCCGGCGAATCCAACCACACCACGGCCGTCTCCCGCACAAGGCACGGCGACCAGATCCAAGCCACCTTCTTCCTCGCCGACCCGCCGCTCGTCTCCTACTTCGCCGTCTCGTGCGCCGCCGAGCTTGGCTGCGAGCCCAGGGTCCTCTACACAGAGGCCAACCTCGTCCTCCTCGTCTCGGTGCCCGGCGACCCCCGCAACGCCATCGACCCCCGGAAGAACGACTTCTACGTCTACgaggtggacgacgacgccggcgccggcggcggccctCCCAAGGCCACACTGACGCTGCTTCCGCACCCCCCGCCCGACTTGTTCCCCTTCCCTCGGGACAGATGCTACTACTTCCATGACTGCCAGGTAGGACTCCTGCGCCACCGCAGGAactccgacggcggcggcggcggcggcttttaTCTTCGCCAGCACCGTCCCAGAGCCTATGACGCCTACATCGTCGCCGCGCTCTGTACACGGCTAACCTTCCCGGAGACGTTAGGCCTTTACACCTACGTCTCCGACACCGAGGTGTGGAGCAGCAAACCAGCCTCATTCCCAGACGGCGGCAAACTGCCCCGAGCCGCCCTTCGATGTGATATCACCATCGGAGGAGAAGCCGGCACCATGGCCTGGGTCGATCTCATGCGGGGTATCATCCTATGTGATGTGCTCCCACTCGACGACGACGCCAAGACGCTTCGCTACATCCCTCTGCCGGACCCCATCCGGCCAGACGACACCATCGACGAATCTGGAGGCATGTACCGGGACGTCGCCGTCGTCGGCAGCCGCATCAAGTATGCTGAGGTGAAGATGCACGTCAGGCCGGGCTCGGCCGGCCCGAAAGGCTCCTTCACCATCGATGGCTGGACCGCCGTCGTATGGAGCAGGCCGGCCAATTCCTTCAAGGAGTCGACCACCTGGGGCAAGGACCATGAGGTCCATGCTCACCAGGTCTCTTTCGTTGACGGCAAAAACAAGACGGCGCCAGGCTTTGAGTTGCTCCCGGCTGTGGTGGATCACCAGGGCAACCCGCAGCCGACCTTGGTGGGGATCCACGTTGGCCATCCCAAGCTCAGCCTGAGCGTCGGTGACAACACCCTTTACTTGATGGCCAAGGTCAACCGCTGGTACGACAAAGCATGGGTGATCGCTGTCGACATGAAGAACAAGAGGCTGCGGGGAGTGGCCGAGTTTGGTGGAGCACCAAGGTGCTCGGCGTTTCTCCATGCCTATAGGCAAAGCAGGATCTCGGAGCATCTCAATGTCTCCCAAG GTACAAAGAGTCACCTGAAACGACCAGGGATGCCACTGCCACATGGAAGCTCTCACAAGAAGCCAGAGATCCCTCCACATCATGTGATGCATCACTGTCCCAGTGGACAAAACCCCAGGGCGACATGGCCCACATTTCCCGCACAGACTATTGATGATgaggattatgatgatgatgaacggacaAGGATGGCAGACGACATGGACTTGGAATAA